A stretch of the Rodentibacter haemolyticus genome encodes the following:
- the mutT gene encoding 8-oxo-dGTP diphosphatase MutT, which yields MDKKIIQVAAGIIRNEFGQIYLTQRLEGQDFAQSLEFPGGKVDAGETPEQALKRELEEEIGIVVLNAKLYERFQFEYPTKIISFFFYVVEEWIGEPFGREGQEGFWIEQNALDAGLFPPANAKLIQRLIAESV from the coding sequence ATGGATAAGAAAATTATACAAGTTGCCGCCGGTATTATTCGTAATGAATTTGGACAAATTTATTTAACCCAGCGTTTAGAAGGACAAGATTTCGCCCAATCTCTTGAATTTCCGGGGGGGAAAGTTGATGCTGGTGAAACGCCGGAACAGGCCTTAAAACGGGAATTAGAAGAAGAAATCGGTATTGTGGTGCTAAATGCAAAACTTTATGAACGCTTTCAGTTTGAATACCCGACTAAAATTATTTCGTTCTTTTTTTATGTTGTTGAAGAATGGATTGGCGAACCCTTCGGGCGTGAAGGGCAAGAGGGATTTTGGATTGAGCAAAATGCATTAGATGCGGGGTTATTTCCACCGGCAAATGCAAAACTTATCCAGCGTTTAATTGCCGAATCGGTCTGA